A window from Sphingomonas sp. NBWT7 encodes these proteins:
- a CDS encoding Tn3 family transposase, with the protein MPRRVTLTDRQREALLHLPVDQGELLRHYTLSDEDLGHIRQRRRAHNRFGFALQLCVLRYPGRVLAPGELIPAQVSDFIAAQLGLTSDDLLLYAAREETRHEHLADLRRIYGYRSFSGRGARDLREWIAREAEAATSNEDLARRFVAECRRTRTILPGSSTIERLCADALVEAERRIEDLIAHRITPTLSENLAHLLEDTVDGRVTRFVWLRQFEVGANSAAANRLMDRLEYLQRFDLPADLLDGVPAHRVTRLRRQGERYYADGMRDLPEDRRLAILAVCTLEWRSSLADVIVETHDRIVGRLYRASERLCNTRIADAKAAVRDTLKSFAEIGGALLGAQDDGTALDGIIATGPGWERFRTLVATASALTNVLAADPLSRVLDGYHRFRLYAPRMLRLLDMQAAPIATPLLAAVAMLRNGIKVDPPVDFLRPNSKWHRHLRAEPSGDHRLWEIAVLFHIRDAFRSGDIWLAGSRRYGDLKQLLVPPQAIEQTARLAVPLRPGEWLAERRARLDTRLKEFGRAARTGTIPGGIIENGKLHIDKLRADTPEGAEDLVLDLYQQLPPARITDLLLEVDERTGFSEAFTHLRTGAPCSDRIGLMNVLLAEGVNLGLRKMAAATNTHSFWELLRIARWHVEGSAYDRALAMIVEAHAALPMAAFWGQGQSASSDGQFFLATEQGEAMNLINAKYGNVPGLKGYSHVSDQYAPFATQVIPATVSEAPYILDGLLMNDAGRRVRQHFADTGGFTDHVFAACALLGYRFAPRIRDLPQKRLYAFTPNATPANVRALVGGKINEPLIERNWPDILRIMATIAAGIVAPSQILRKLASYPRQNELALALREVGRIERTLFMIDWILDAGLQRQAQIGLNKGEAHHALKRAISFHRRGEIRDRSGEGQHYRIAGMNLLAAIIIFWNTMKLGEVVNTRAASGTHIAPDLLAHVSPLGWEHINLTGEYRWPKSLA; encoded by the coding sequence ATGCCGCGTCGCGTGACCCTGACCGATCGACAGCGCGAGGCGCTGCTTCACTTGCCGGTCGATCAAGGTGAGCTGCTGCGGCACTATACCCTCAGCGATGAGGATCTCGGGCATATCCGCCAGCGCCGGCGCGCCCACAATCGTTTTGGCTTCGCGCTGCAACTGTGCGTCCTGCGCTACCCGGGCCGGGTGCTCGCTCCTGGCGAGTTGATCCCGGCGCAGGTATCGGATTTCATCGCGGCCCAGCTCGGCCTGACCAGCGACGATCTACTCCTCTATGCCGCGCGCGAGGAGACCCGGCACGAGCATCTGGCGGACCTTCGCCGAATCTACGGCTATCGCTCCTTTTCGGGGCGGGGCGCACGGGATTTGCGCGAATGGATCGCTCGGGAAGCCGAGGCGGCGACATCGAATGAGGATCTTGCCCGTCGCTTCGTTGCGGAGTGTCGCCGCACCCGCACGATCCTTCCCGGCTCCTCGACGATCGAGCGCCTTTGCGCCGATGCGCTGGTTGAGGCCGAGCGCCGGATCGAGGATCTTATCGCCCATCGCATCACGCCAACCCTGAGCGAGAATTTGGCTCACCTGTTGGAGGATACGGTGGATGGTCGCGTCACGCGCTTCGTATGGCTGCGACAGTTCGAGGTTGGCGCAAATTCAGCAGCCGCTAACCGGCTGATGGATCGACTGGAATATCTTCAAAGGTTCGATCTTCCGGCGGATTTGCTGGACGGCGTGCCGGCGCATCGTGTGACCCGGCTTCGCCGGCAGGGCGAGCGCTATTACGCCGACGGCATGCGTGATCTGCCCGAAGACAGGCGGCTTGCGATCCTCGCTGTCTGCACCCTGGAATGGCGGTCATCGCTGGCCGATGTCATCGTGGAGACCCACGATCGCATCGTAGGCCGTCTCTATCGGGCCTCCGAACGCCTTTGCAACACCAGGATCGCCGACGCAAAGGCGGCCGTTCGGGACACGCTGAAGTCCTTTGCCGAAATCGGTGGTGCTTTGCTTGGAGCGCAGGACGATGGCACGGCCCTGGACGGGATAATCGCCACCGGGCCTGGCTGGGAACGGTTCAGAACCCTTGTCGCCACGGCCTCCGCGCTGACCAACGTGCTCGCGGCCGACCCGCTCAGCCGTGTGCTGGACGGCTATCACCGTTTCCGCCTCTACGCGCCCAGGATGCTGCGCCTGCTCGACATGCAGGCGGCGCCGATCGCCACGCCTCTTCTGGCGGCCGTTGCGATGCTGCGTAACGGGATCAAGGTCGATCCGCCGGTGGATTTTCTACGTCCCAACTCGAAATGGCATCGTCATCTTCGCGCTGAGCCCAGCGGCGACCACCGGCTTTGGGAAATCGCGGTGCTGTTCCACATCCGCGACGCCTTCCGGTCCGGTGACATATGGTTGGCGGGATCGCGCCGCTATGGCGACCTCAAGCAGCTTCTGGTCCCGCCACAGGCGATAGAGCAGACCGCGCGGCTCGCCGTGCCGCTGCGACCCGGCGAATGGCTGGCCGAGCGCAGGGCTCGACTGGATACACGGCTGAAGGAGTTTGGCCGCGCGGCGCGAACCGGCACGATCCCAGGCGGCATCATCGAGAACGGCAAGCTGCACATCGACAAGCTGAGGGCCGACACGCCCGAAGGGGCCGAGGATCTCGTGCTCGATCTCTATCAACAGCTCCCGCCCGCGAGGATCACCGATCTGTTGCTGGAAGTCGATGAGCGAACCGGATTTTCCGAGGCGTTCACGCATCTGCGCACCGGCGCGCCCTGCAGCGACCGGATCGGCCTGATGAACGTGTTGCTGGCGGAAGGCGTCAATCTCGGTTTGCGCAAGATGGCGGCGGCGACCAACACGCACAGCTTCTGGGAATTGCTGCGGATCGCGCGCTGGCATGTCGAAGGCAGCGCCTATGATCGGGCGCTCGCCATGATCGTGGAGGCCCACGCCGCCCTGCCCATGGCCGCCTTCTGGGGACAAGGGCAATCGGCATCCAGCGACGGGCAGTTCTTCCTTGCTACCGAGCAGGGCGAGGCGATGAATCTGATCAACGCGAAATATGGCAACGTCCCGGGCCTCAAGGGATACAGCCATGTGTCCGATCAATATGCGCCGTTCGCAACCCAGGTGATCCCGGCAACGGTCAGCGAGGCTCCCTATATCCTGGACGGGCTGCTCATGAATGACGCGGGCCGCCGCGTTCGCCAGCATTTTGCCGACACGGGCGGCTTCACCGATCATGTGTTCGCCGCCTGCGCCTTGCTCGGCTACAGGTTCGCCCCCCGTATCCGCGATCTCCCTCAGAAAAGACTCTATGCCTTCACGCCCAACGCGACGCCGGCCAATGTGCGAGCGCTGGTCGGAGGTAAGATCAATGAACCGCTCATCGAGCGCAACTGGCCCGACATCCTGCGCATCATGGCGACGATCGCAGCGGGGATCGTCGCCCCCAGCCAGATTCTTCGCAAGCTCGCCTCTTACCCGCGCCAGAATGAGCTGGCCCTCGCATTGCGAGAGGTGGGCCGCATCGAGCGAACCCTGTTCATGATCGACTGGATTCTTGATGCCGGCCTCCAGCGCCAGGCTCAGATCGGCCTCAACAAGGGTGAGGCCCACCACGCCCTAAAGCGCGCCATCAGCTTCCACCGCCGAGGTGAAATCCGGGATCGATCCGGCGAAGGCCAGCACTATCGCATCGCCGGAATGAACCTGCTCGCCGCCATCATCATATTCTGGAACACCATGAAGCTCGGCGAGGTCGTCAATACCCGGGCCGCCAGCGGTACCCATATCGCGCCTGATCTACTCGCCCACGTCTCGCCGTTGGGATGGGAACACATCAATCTAACCGGGGAATATCGCTGGCCCAAATCCTTAGCGTAG
- a CDS encoding recombinase family protein, translating into MLIGYARVSKADGSQSLDLQHDALRAAGVEPGNIYDDRASGSRDDRPGLAACLKSLRDGDVLIVWKLDRLGRTLTHLVSTVQNLSDRGIGLRVLTGKGAQIDTTTPSGRMVFGIFATLAEFERDMIRERTMAGLAAARARGRKGGRKFALSKAQVRLAQAAMAQRDTSVSDLCKELGIERVTLYRYVGPNGELRDYGQRVLAAKTR; encoded by the coding sequence ATGCTGATCGGCTACGCCCGCGTGTCCAAAGCCGACGGCTCGCAGTCGCTCGACCTGCAGCACGATGCCCTTCGCGCTGCCGGTGTCGAGCCAGGCAATATCTATGATGATCGTGCATCCGGTAGCCGTGATGATCGCCCCGGTCTTGCCGCCTGCCTGAAATCGTTGCGCGACGGCGATGTCCTCATCGTTTGGAAGCTCGACCGGCTCGGCCGAACGCTCACCCACCTGGTCAGCACGGTGCAGAATCTGTCGGATCGCGGTATCGGTCTGCGGGTGCTCACCGGCAAGGGCGCGCAGATCGACACCACGACGCCATCGGGCCGGATGGTGTTCGGCATTTTTGCCACACTGGCGGAGTTTGAGCGGGATATGATCCGCGAGCGCACCATGGCTGGCCTGGCCGCTGCCCGCGCGCGGGGACGCAAGGGTGGCCGCAAGTTCGCCCTCTCCAAGGCCCAGGTGCGGCTCGCTCAGGCTGCTATGGCCCAACGCGACACGTCCGTTTCCGACCTCTGCAAGGAACTCGGGATCGAGCGCGTCACTCTCTACCGCTATGTCGGTCCCAACGGGGAACTCCGGGATTACGGTCAGCGCGTGCTTGCTGCCAAAACGCGATGA
- a CDS encoding GNAT family N-acetyltransferase → MTGAPIKLTQADAADVADLYNRCSDYFLLQDGAAPTLDGARELFSDVPPEKSAHNQAVLGWKGPGGLYAIAAILRDYPRDGTWYLGFMIVDAAQRGRGVGRSIYSTVESWAAARGATEIRLAVLEANEAAERFWRSLGFIEYRRVGPDTFKMRSHRRIELSRRLSGATVEGSNK, encoded by the coding sequence ATGACGGGAGCCCCGATCAAACTTACCCAAGCGGACGCCGCAGACGTTGCAGACCTGTACAACCGTTGCAGCGACTATTTCCTGTTGCAGGACGGGGCCGCGCCCACGCTGGACGGTGCTCGCGAGCTTTTCTCCGATGTGCCGCCCGAAAAGAGCGCCCACAATCAAGCTGTCCTGGGATGGAAGGGGCCTGGCGGCCTATATGCAATCGCGGCCATCCTCCGCGATTATCCGCGTGATGGCACATGGTATCTCGGCTTCATGATCGTAGATGCCGCACAGCGTGGTCGTGGCGTCGGACGCTCAATTTACTCGACGGTCGAAAGCTGGGCCGCTGCGAGAGGTGCCACAGAGATTCGGTTGGCCGTGCTGGAAGCGAATGAAGCGGCAGAGCGATTTTGGCGTTCTCTCGGCTTCATTGAGTATCGGCGCGTTGGGCCAGACACCTTCAAAATGCGTAGCCATCGCCGGATAGAACTGAGCCGTCGCCTTTCTGGCGCGACCGTAGAAGGCAGCAACAAGTAA
- a CDS encoding YhaN family protein yields the protein MRLAELTLERYGAFAERSLVIPSTAGLTIIYGPNEAGKSTCLSALSDFLFGIPERTPHATLFGYDGMRVGATLVDASGTEMTLRRRRGRGRTLTDKAGGSLEDSILTHLLGATTRERFATLFGLNHETLRSGGSRLLAADGDIGRLIVEAGGGLRSLMARLDALDSEADKLFAPRRSGDRAFYKALDAFDAADRDVKHHTVTRDAYEQSRKAADAAMSKLSQARTEKQAVSAEISGLERLVRAVPHMLALDRLTAALSDYADLDALPTDFHRQVDEAMQKRDAAAAALADGRTKRDRLVQRLDALVVSEPFIEAEARVRDLAEQAIHVRKARTDRTNRLKDIETAEAGLATLRRMLHLPADADLTARLPSQAALDHVQQLATDAIERGAAMVAARERTADLADRFEILQHRLDAAVAAGYEKPVTFSAAQFASLAAQAATAVAVQRQADQALTTATATITALGFPTLGDLVAFVCPSADAIRAEQLASSELETALASQVEQKVDAEKKAKVASETITQLEAAGPVASDVALAEARGARASAWSPLRHAYLDADIPADATVRRTGIDAYESHVRGADDLADRRAAEAQHAANLALARQQLASGTIAIDGCSTLIADIGARLDRRSTAFAQAFPDATARFPQLAGLLDFVERRGLALDALDAARALVSDADRQATDLEPLRTLFESAQVVMKVKHSEGQAFAAEVQTLCAALSQHEAEHADYRRDLRDTEALRPTAKRADQVLADLVTAQQTWQQQWSAALGGLGLDTDLAPERAGALISEWSGARATLGTIAQTRTRLTRMDDDEATLKATVVALGTSLDLSLPADPLAATDQIAARWQEQDATRLQRVALAPNVEDAKAECVALETVDGEARTAMAALAISAGVAVEGDALPDVGVRCAARARLLDEKAQVERSIADVSDGLGIPALRDQWAGRDLDALRGALTVAQQRSDQLEADVETAILAQKAAQDALDTYAAESGVNQAIAERESAAARMQAAVERYVELTVARALITKAIDRVRSEQQDPLVSRAGELFASTTRGEFSAIDTDIDDKGLPVVVGRRQSGAAVPVAAMSDGTRDQLFLAFRLASLENYSASTEPLPFVADDILVHFDDERSAATLDLLARFAETNQVLLFTHHKNVRDDARRLEAQGSATIVEIERL from the coding sequence ATGCGGCTCGCTGAACTTACCCTCGAGCGGTACGGCGCCTTTGCCGAGCGCAGTCTCGTCATTCCTTCGACCGCGGGGCTCACGATCATCTACGGCCCCAATGAAGCCGGCAAGAGCACTTGCCTGTCCGCGCTGAGCGACTTCCTGTTCGGCATTCCGGAACGGACGCCGCATGCCACCTTGTTCGGCTATGATGGCATGCGCGTCGGCGCGACATTGGTCGATGCGAGCGGCACCGAAATGACGTTACGCAGGCGGCGCGGTCGTGGCCGCACGTTGACCGACAAGGCGGGCGGATCCCTTGAGGACTCGATCCTCACCCACCTGCTTGGCGCTACGACGCGCGAGCGGTTTGCCACGCTCTTCGGCCTCAATCATGAGACGTTGCGCTCCGGCGGATCGCGTCTGCTCGCTGCCGATGGCGATATCGGCCGCTTGATTGTCGAGGCCGGCGGCGGGCTGCGATCGCTGATGGCGCGGCTGGATGCTCTCGACTCCGAAGCGGACAAGCTGTTCGCGCCGCGGCGATCTGGCGATCGGGCCTTTTATAAAGCGCTCGACGCGTTCGATGCCGCCGACCGCGACGTGAAGCACCACACCGTCACGCGCGATGCCTATGAGCAAAGCCGCAAGGCTGCGGACGCCGCGATGTCCAAGCTCAGCCAGGCGCGAACCGAGAAGCAAGCCGTCAGCGCCGAAATCTCCGGTCTGGAGCGGCTGGTCCGTGCCGTGCCGCATATGCTCGCCCTCGATCGGTTGACAGCGGCCTTGAGCGACTATGCAGATCTCGACGCCCTGCCGACAGACTTTCATCGCCAGGTGGACGAGGCGATGCAGAAGCGTGACGCAGCAGCAGCAGCACTCGCCGACGGACGGACGAAACGGGACCGGCTCGTTCAGCGGCTCGACGCACTGGTGGTGTCAGAGCCGTTTATCGAGGCGGAGGCCCGGGTCCGCGATCTCGCCGAGCAAGCCATTCACGTCCGCAAGGCTCGCACGGACCGAACAAACCGGCTCAAGGATATCGAGACGGCCGAGGCCGGGCTCGCGACACTTCGCCGCATGCTGCACCTGCCGGCCGATGCCGATCTGACCGCGCGATTACCGAGCCAGGCTGCACTGGATCATGTGCAGCAGTTGGCAACCGACGCTATCGAGCGTGGCGCTGCCATGGTGGCTGCGCGCGAACGCACGGCCGATCTAGCCGACCGGTTCGAGATACTGCAACATCGCCTCGATGCCGCCGTCGCGGCGGGCTACGAAAAGCCAGTGACGTTCAGCGCAGCCCAATTTGCGAGCCTCGCCGCACAGGCGGCCACGGCAGTCGCGGTGCAGCGTCAAGCCGACCAGGCTCTGACCACGGCGACCGCCACGATCACCGCCCTTGGCTTTCCGACGCTCGGCGACCTCGTCGCTTTCGTCTGTCCGTCCGCCGATGCCATTCGCGCCGAGCAATTGGCAAGCAGCGAACTCGAAACCGCCTTGGCGAGCCAGGTCGAACAAAAGGTCGATGCCGAGAAAAAGGCCAAGGTCGCGAGCGAGACAATTACGCAGCTCGAGGCAGCCGGCCCGGTCGCTTCAGACGTGGCGTTGGCCGAGGCCCGGGGTGCTCGCGCCAGCGCGTGGTCCCCACTGCGCCATGCCTATCTCGATGCCGACATCCCTGCGGATGCGACGGTCCGGCGAACAGGCATCGACGCGTATGAAAGCCACGTCCGGGGCGCCGACGATCTCGCTGATCGACGGGCAGCCGAGGCGCAACATGCCGCAAATCTTGCCCTCGCCCGTCAACAGCTCGCCAGCGGCACGATTGCGATCGACGGATGCAGCACGCTGATCGCCGATATCGGCGCACGACTTGACCGTCGTTCCACCGCCTTCGCGCAGGCCTTTCCCGACGCGACCGCACGCTTTCCACAGCTTGCAGGCCTCCTGGATTTTGTCGAACGGCGTGGACTGGCGCTCGACGCGCTCGACGCCGCCCGCGCCCTCGTCAGCGACGCCGATCGTCAGGCAACTGATCTCGAGCCGCTTCGTACCTTGTTCGAAAGCGCGCAGGTCGTGATGAAGGTTAAGCATTCGGAAGGTCAGGCGTTCGCGGCCGAAGTGCAAACGCTGTGCGCCGCCCTCAGCCAGCATGAGGCCGAACATGCCGACTATCGGCGCGACCTGCGCGATACCGAGGCGCTGCGGCCAACCGCAAAGCGGGCCGACCAGGTTCTTGCCGACCTGGTGACAGCCCAACAAACCTGGCAGCAGCAGTGGAGCGCCGCACTCGGCGGTCTAGGCCTCGATACCGATCTCGCGCCGGAGCGTGCGGGCGCACTGATTAGTGAATGGTCGGGCGCCCGGGCGACGCTCGGCACGATCGCGCAAACCCGCACCCGTCTTACCCGAATGGATGACGACGAAGCGACGCTGAAGGCTACCGTTGTCGCTTTGGGTACAAGCCTCGACCTTTCGCTGCCTGCCGATCCGCTAGCGGCAACCGACCAGATAGCGGCGCGGTGGCAAGAACAGGACGCGACGCGGCTGCAGCGCGTGGCGCTCGCGCCCAATGTCGAGGACGCCAAGGCCGAATGCGTTGCGCTGGAGACGGTCGATGGCGAAGCACGCACCGCGATGGCAGCGCTTGCCATCAGCGCAGGCGTCGCGGTCGAAGGCGACGCCTTGCCTGACGTCGGGGTGCGTTGCGCCGCCCGGGCGCGCCTCCTGGACGAGAAGGCGCAAGTGGAGCGGTCGATTGCCGATGTGAGCGACGGCCTCGGCATCCCCGCGCTGCGTGACCAATGGGCCGGGCGCGATCTCGATGCACTGCGTGGCGCCCTGACCGTTGCCCAGCAGCGGTCAGATCAGCTGGAAGCCGACGTGGAGACCGCCATCCTTGCCCAAAAGGCGGCGCAGGACGCTCTCGACACATATGCGGCTGAATCGGGGGTAAATCAGGCCATCGCGGAGCGCGAGAGCGCAGCCGCGCGGATGCAGGCCGCAGTCGAGCGCTATGTCGAACTCACCGTCGCGCGCGCGCTGATCACCAAGGCAATCGACCGGGTCCGCAGCGAGCAGCAGGATCCGCTCGTCAGTCGCGCAGGCGAACTCTTCGCTTCCACCACGCGCGGCGAGTTCTCGGCGATCGACACCGATATCGACGACAAGGGCCTGCCCGTCGTGGTCGGACGTCGCCAGTCCGGCGCTGCGGTGCCGGTTGCCGCCATGAGCGACGGAACACGGGATCAGCTGTTCCTCGCGTTCCGGCTGGCAAGTCTTGAGAATTATTCGGCCTCGACCGAGCCGCTGCCATTCGTTGCCGACGACATCCTGGTGCATTTCGATGATGAGCGCAGCGCGGCCACGCTCGATCTCCTCGCGCGCTTCGCCGAGACCAATCAGGTCCTGCTGTTTACGCATCATAAGAACGTGCGCGACGATGCCCGTCGACTTGAAGCGCAAGGATCGGCAACGATCGTGGAGATCGAGCGACTTTGA
- a CDS encoding DNA repair exonuclease, translated as MTFTFLHAADLHLDSPLLGLATKSADYAARVDRASRDAFENLIALAIDEGCSFIVLAGDIFDGDLRNFETGLFFIDQMRRLEQAGIQVFMILGNHDAENRFAAKLSMSANVHVFDSKCAEAIAIEALQVTVHGRSFPQRDVTENIARDYPAAVPGHFNIGVLHTACQGSESYHAPYAPCTVEQLVNHGYDYWALGHVHGRAVLNTDPHIVYPGNLQGRSPRETGPKGATIVTVSDGQVTQVEHRDLDVVRWFVLTVEAAETENRTALLDQIRVAIETVRAEAGDRALAVRLRLVGETTQHRGLLLDPQSLRDDIAALLATLTSDIWLEKLVIATTPPAQPNSLDPTVSGRLAAEIGADTDEILNDLVEARLAEVRAKMPAGAHAEAFFEALRSEAPARARALALSLIDETEAGDAAR; from the coding sequence ATGACGTTCACATTCCTACACGCGGCCGACCTCCATCTCGACAGCCCGCTCCTCGGTTTGGCCACCAAGTCGGCCGATTACGCCGCGCGCGTCGACCGCGCCTCGCGCGACGCGTTCGAGAACCTCATTGCGCTTGCGATCGACGAAGGCTGCAGCTTCATTGTACTCGCAGGCGACATCTTTGACGGCGACCTGCGCAATTTTGAGACCGGACTCTTCTTCATCGACCAGATGCGGCGCCTCGAGCAAGCCGGAATCCAGGTGTTCATGATCCTCGGCAATCATGATGCCGAAAATCGCTTCGCTGCCAAGCTCTCCATGTCGGCCAATGTCCATGTCTTCGACAGCAAATGCGCTGAGGCGATTGCCATCGAAGCGTTGCAGGTGACGGTGCATGGTCGCAGCTTCCCGCAGCGTGACGTGACCGAGAATATCGCCCGAGATTATCCGGCCGCGGTTCCTGGCCACTTCAATATCGGCGTGCTGCATACCGCCTGCCAGGGCAGCGAGAGCTATCACGCGCCCTATGCGCCGTGCACGGTCGAGCAGCTCGTCAATCATGGCTATGACTATTGGGCGTTGGGCCATGTCCACGGCCGCGCGGTGCTGAACACCGATCCGCACATCGTCTATCCCGGCAATCTGCAGGGACGCAGCCCGCGGGAAACGGGACCCAAGGGCGCAACCATCGTCACAGTGAGCGATGGTCAGGTTACTCAAGTCGAACATCGCGATCTCGATGTCGTCCGCTGGTTTGTCCTTACGGTGGAGGCAGCCGAAACCGAAAATCGCACCGCGCTGCTCGACCAGATCCGTGTGGCGATTGAGACCGTCCGCGCCGAAGCGGGTGATCGCGCGCTTGCGGTTCGCTTGCGGCTAGTCGGCGAGACGACCCAGCATCGCGGCCTCCTGCTCGATCCGCAATCGCTGCGCGACGATATTGCGGCGCTCCTCGCGACGCTGACCAGCGATATCTGGCTGGAGAAGCTGGTGATTGCGACAACCCCGCCTGCTCAGCCAAACTCGCTCGATCCGACCGTCTCGGGCCGGCTTGCGGCCGAGATCGGCGCGGATACCGACGAGATCTTGAACGACTTGGTCGAGGCGCGGCTTGCCGAGGTCCGAGCCAAGATGCCGGCAGGCGCACATGCCGAGGCGTTCTTCGAAGCCCTGCGCAGCGAAGCGCCGGCGCGCGCGCGCGCGCTCGCACTCTCCCTGATCGACGAGACGGAGGCCGGCGATGCGGCTCGCTGA
- a CDS encoding nucleotidyl transferase AbiEii/AbiGii toxin family protein, producing MTAERYLDQVALLLRTIPEIASEPDFALKGGTAINLFVRDLPRLSVDIDLVYLPVAEREASLNAVRDGLERIAQRLESRLGFKVERHLLVDGKRLLVHSGGTAIKVEVSPVLRGTVFPPEIRPVSPSVEERFGFAEMQVVSLPDLYAGKMAAALDRQHPRDLFDIHHLLTQEGIDDDLFRAFLIYLVSHPRPTHELLCPHRLDIAGQYNDEFLGMTVEVEALDTLLAARETLVGMVQQRAGTTDGRRFLTSFLTLDPDWSAIGLSDQIADLPALRWKLLNLQRLSDENPEKFAAQIHLLEHCLDHPTGIGDTRVQGEATAP from the coding sequence ATGACGGCTGAGCGTTATCTGGACCAGGTTGCGCTTCTGCTGCGCACGATTCCGGAAATCGCCTCCGAACCCGATTTCGCCCTGAAGGGCGGAACTGCGATCAACCTGTTCGTGCGCGACCTGCCACGCCTCTCGGTCGATATCGATCTCGTTTACTTGCCCGTGGCCGAGCGGGAGGCGTCGCTCAATGCCGTCCGCGATGGCCTGGAGCGCATCGCACAACGCCTCGAATCCCGGCTCGGCTTCAAGGTCGAGCGGCATCTCCTTGTCGATGGGAAGCGCCTGCTGGTGCATTCGGGCGGCACCGCCATAAAGGTGGAGGTCTCGCCCGTGCTGCGCGGCACGGTCTTCCCGCCCGAGATACGCCCGGTCAGCCCGAGCGTGGAGGAGCGCTTCGGCTTTGCCGAAATGCAGGTCGTGTCGCTGCCCGATCTCTATGCCGGAAAGATGGCGGCAGCACTAGACCGCCAGCATCCGCGCGACCTGTTCGATATCCACCACCTGCTCACGCAGGAGGGGATCGATGACGATCTGTTTCGCGCATTTCTGATCTATCTCGTCAGCCACCCGCGCCCGACGCATGAGCTCCTCTGTCCGCATCGCCTCGACATCGCGGGCCAGTATAATGACGAGTTCTTGGGAATGACGGTCGAGGTCGAAGCGCTCGACACGTTGCTCGCCGCACGCGAGACCCTTGTCGGCATGGTCCAGCAACGTGCCGGGACCACGGACGGTCGTCGCTTCCTGACCAGCTTTCTCACGCTCGATCCCGACTGGTCCGCGATCGGCCTCAGCGACCAGATAGCCGACCTGCCCGCGTTACGCTGGAAGCTGCTCAATCTGCAGCGCCTGAGCGACGAGAATCCCGAGAAGTTCGCGGCACAAATTCACTTGCTGGAGCACTGTCTGGATCACCCAACCGGGATCGGCGACACCCGTGTCCAAGGGGAGGCAACTGCGCCATGA
- a CDS encoding type IV toxin-antitoxin system AbiEi family antitoxin, whose amino-acid sequence MLPVYKYAKKFSVNEQRKTSLNRLLSQLDPGQLVDSAWLQDQGVSRPSIHAYVRNGWLERVAPRVYRRSTGSDSSTQRWDAAILSAQELRPSTFYVGGPTALDLLGRSHYLRLGGHPAIYLYDPDRTAPAWLMKLPLDAALTLRTRSLFADTLLGLEWRRFELGTGRLGAAVAEPTKTNPWDHFLRVAGEERAAIEMLDEVPANVGFDHADDIFQGLSNLRPRIVTRLLETCRSVRAKRLFLFYADRHTHAWVKHVDRTQVDLGKGKRQLAPGGRLDARYQITIPVSLSARVDQASDDG is encoded by the coding sequence TTGCTGCCGGTTTACAAATATGCCAAAAAGTTCAGCGTGAATGAACAAAGAAAGACCTCTCTAAACCGGCTTCTTTCCCAGCTCGATCCCGGTCAGCTGGTGGATAGCGCCTGGCTCCAGGATCAGGGCGTCTCGCGACCCTCGATCCATGCCTATGTCCGGAACGGCTGGCTCGAGCGGGTCGCGCCGCGTGTCTATCGCCGTTCGACCGGCTCGGATTCCTCCACCCAGCGCTGGGACGCTGCGATCCTGTCCGCGCAGGAGCTGCGTCCTTCGACCTTCTATGTCGGCGGGCCGACCGCGCTCGATCTCCTGGGCCGCAGCCACTATCTGCGCCTCGGCGGTCATCCGGCAATCTATCTCTACGATCCCGATCGCACCGCGCCGGCTTGGCTGATGAAACTGCCGCTCGATGCGGCCCTGACGCTGCGTACCCGCTCGCTCTTTGCCGACACCCTTCTGGGGCTGGAATGGCGACGCTTCGAACTTGGCACCGGGCGCCTCGGTGCGGCGGTCGCTGAACCGACCAAGACGAACCCGTGGGACCATTTCCTCCGCGTCGCCGGCGAAGAACGTGCGGCGATCGAGATGCTCGACGAGGTTCCCGCCAATGTCGGCTTCGACCATGCCGACGATATCTTCCAGGGCCTGTCCAATCTGCGGCCCCGTATCGTCACCCGCCTGCTCGAGACATGCCGAAGCGTGCGGGCGAAGCGGCTCTTCCTCTTCTACGCCGACCGCCACACGCATGCTTGGGTCAAGCATGTCGATCGCACGCAAGTCGATCTCGGCAAGGGCAAACGACAGCTGGCGCCGGGCGGCCGGCTCGACGCTCGCTACCAGATCACCATACCCGTCTCGCTCTCCGCCAGAGTTGACCAGGCGAGCGATGACGGCTGA